CTTGTTGATAATTTTGAAACAATAGGCTCTATAGTAATATAAGGCAAACAAAAATTCATAAGCCCTTCTACTTTTCCTATTTTAACCTCAAGAGTTACTAAAATAATCATTTCTGTAGGAGGAACTATCTGGGCAAACTGTGGATTGACCTCAATATGACCAAATCTTGGCCTTAAATCAACTACTTGAGACCAAGCCTCTCTCATATTGGCAAGTATACGAATAATAACGCTTTCCATGACAGACTGCTCAATTTCTGTTAAATCTCTACTTTTATCTTTAATCGTATCTCCATCTCCCCCAAAAAGCCTATCTACTATAGCAAATGCTATGGTTGGATCAACTTCAAAAATAGCAGATCCTTTAAGTGGATCCATGTTTATTATTGCTAAAGTTGTGGGGTTGGGTATTGACCTAATAAACTCTTCATAAGTTAATTGATCAACTGAAGCCACATGAACATGAACCATTTTTCTTAAAAGAGCAGAAAGTGAGGTTGTGGTATACCTAGCAAATGCCTCATGAAAACTTGAAACTGTTCTAACCTGCTCTTTTGAAAATTTATCTGGTCTTTTAAAGTCATAAACCTTAACTTTTTGCTTTTTACCTGTAGGACTAGATATAACATTAGAAAGGGATTCGTCTAAGGATAAACTTTCAGACGAGTTGATAGACTCTAAAAGACTATCTA
Above is a genomic segment from Borreliella mayonii containing:
- the fliM gene encoding flagellar motor switch protein FliM, giving the protein MANNPGALSQDDIDSLLESINSSESLSLDESLSNVISSPTGKKQKVKVYDFKRPDKFSKEQVRTVSSFHEAFARYTTTSLSALLRKMVHVHVASVDQLTYEEFIRSIPNPTTLAIINMDPLKGSAIFEVDPTIAFAIVDRLFGGDGDTIKDKSRDLTEIEQSVMESVIIRILANMREAWSQVVDLRPRFGHIEVNPQFAQIVPPTEMIILVTLEVKIGKVEGLMNFCLPYITIEPIVSKLSTRYWHSLIGVGTTSENLDALREKLENTAMPLVAEIGEVKLKVREILSLDKGDVLNLESSLINKDLTLKVGTKEKFKCRMGLMGNKVSVQITEKIGDIKGFDLLKELTEEVE